In Fusobacterium sp., the genomic stretch AATGCTTATAGTAGGTCTTTTTATTACAATGGGAATTGGGACATCTTTTGGAACTGTACCTATACTTGCAACTATTTATGTTCCTCTTACAATAGAAATGGGATATTCTCCAGCTGCAATGATAGTTCTGATTACAGCAGCTTCCATAATAGGCGATGCAGGATCACCAGCTTCAGATTCAACATTGGGACCAACATCAGGATTAAATGCAGATGGGCAGCATGAACATATAAAAAATACTTGTATAGCAACGTTTATACATTTCTGTATACCATTATTTATAGCAGGATTTATAGGAAGTTTAATATTTTAAAAAATAGATATAAAATAACTTAGGAGGCGATTTTTAATGAGATTGAGAATAGGGGACAGAAGACTTACATTAGAAGATCTGATTAATGTTACAAGAAAAGGTTATGAGGTAGTAATATCAGAAGAAGCATATAAAAGAGTAGCAGAAGCCAGAGCGCTTGTAGATAGATATGTAAAAGAAAAAAAGGTATCCTATGGAATTACTACAGGATTTGGAAAATTTTCAGATACAGTTATTTCAGAAGAAGAAACAGGATTGCTTCAAAAAAATCTTATAATGAGTCATTCATGTGGTGTAGGAAACCCGCTTCCAGTAGATATGGCAAAGGGAATAATGCTTCTTAGAGTAGTAAATTTATCCAAAGGGCATTCAGGAGTAAGAAAAATAATTTTAGATACATTGGTAGATATGCTTAATAAGGATGTAACTCCATTTATTCCAGAAAAAGGATCATTAGGAGCTTCAGGAGATTTAGCCCCTTTATCACATATGGTATTGGTAATGTTAGGGATGGGAAAAGCTTATGTAAATGGAGAGCTTTTGAATGGGGCAGAAGCCATGAAAAAAGCTGGAGTATCTATTCTTGATGAACTTTCTTCTAAAGAAGGATTAGCACTTATTAATGGAACACAAGTAATGACATCAATTGGAGCTCATGTAACATATGATGCAATTAATCTTATGAAACATCTGGATATTGCAGGAGCTCTTACAATGGAAGCTTTAAATGGAATAACTTGTGCATTTGATCCTAGAGTTCATGAAGTGAGAGGGCATCAAGGTCAGATAAAAACAGCTGAAAATTTCAGAAATATCCTTAAAGAAAGTAAATGTACAACTAGACAGGGAGAAATGAGAACACAGGATCCATATACATTGAGATGCATTCCGCAAATACATGGAGCAAGTAAGGATGCACTTGAATTTATAAGAGAGAAAGTTGAAATAGAAATGGATGCAGTAACTGATAATCCAATAATTTTCTGTGATACAGATGATGTTATTTCAGGAGGAAATTTTCATGGACAGCCTATGGCACTTCCATTTGATTTTTTAGGAATAGCAATATCAGAAATGGCAAATGTTTCTGAAAGAAGAATAGAAAGACTTGTAAATCCAAGCTTAAATTGTGGGCTTCCAGCATTTTTAGTTGAAAATGGAGGAGTTAATTCTGGATTTATGATAGTTCAATATAGTGCAGCTTCTCTTGTATCAGAAAATAAAGTTTTAGCTCATCCTGCTTCAGTAGATTCTATACCATCTTCAGCAAATCAAGAAGATCATGTATCTATGGGAACTATAGCAGCCAGAAAAGCAGGAGAGATATTAAAAAATGCAAGAAAAGTAATAGCTATGGAAATTTTGTCAGCTTGTCAGGGAATAGACCTTAAAAAAATAAATAAAAATCTTGGACTTGGAACTGAAAAAGCATATACAGCAGTAAGAGAAGTAGTATCATATTATGATAAAGACAGGGTTATGAATATTGATATCAACACTGTAGAAGCATTAATAGAAAAAAACAGTATAGTTGAAAATGTAGAAAAAGTTATTGGAGAATTAAAAATATAGGGGGATATAAAATGATAAACAAAGACATATTTAATGCAATGACAATAAAACTGGCAGCTCAAGATATACCAGAAAAAATGCCTGAAATGGATCCAAAAATAAGAAGGGCACCAAAGAGGGTAGTGTATCTGGAAAAAGATGAAATTGAATTAGCTCTAAAAAATGCTTTAAGATATATACCAGAAGAATATCATGAAAAACTGGCACCAGAATTTTTAAATGAATTAATGGAGCACGGAAGAATATATGGGTATAGATTCAGACCAGAAGGAAGAATATATGGGAAGCCTATTGATGAATACAGAGGAAAATGTGGAGAGGCTAAAGCTATGCAGGTAATGATAGATAATAATCTTGATTTTGAAATAGCTCTTTACCCTTATGAGTTAGTTACTTATGGGGAAACGGGACAAATATGTCAAAACTGGATGCAGTATCTGCTTATAAAAAAATATCTTGAAAACCTTACTCAAGATCAGACTTTAGTAGTAGCCTCAGGACATCCTACAGGATTATTCAGATCAAATCCATATGCACCAAGAGCGATAATAACTAATGCACTTATGGTGGGAGCATTTGATGACTATGATAACTGGGCAAGAGCAGCAGCTATTGGAGTAGCTAATTATGGGCAAATGACAGCTGGTGGCTGGATGTACATAGGACCACAAGGAATAGTACATGGGACTTATTCCACAATACTTAATGCAGCAAGACTTTTTTGTGGAGTAGCAAAAGATGGAGATCTTGCAGGAAAGATATTTGTTACTTCTGGGTTAGGAGGAATGAGTGGAGCTCAAGGAAAAGCTACTGTAATAGCTAAAGGGGTAGGAATAGTAGCAGAAGTAGATATTTCAAGAATTCATACAAGGATTGAACAGGGATGGATAGATAAAATAGCTTGGACTCCAGAAGAGGCATTTTCTATTGCAAAAGAGAAACAAGAAGCTAAAGTTCCATATGCAATAGCTTTTCATGGAAATATTGTAGACCTTTTAGAATATGCTGATAAAAATAATAAACATATAGACCTTCTTTCAGATCAGACATCATGTCATGCTGTATATGATGGAGGATACTGTCCAGCAGGAATAACTTTTGAAGAAAGAACAAGATTGCTGGCAGAAGATAGAGAAACTTTTAATAAACTTATAGATGAAACATTAAGAAGACATTATGAAGTTATAAAAAAACTAACATCTAAAGGAGTATATTTTTTTGATTATGGAAATAGTTTCCTTAAATCTATTTATGATATAGGAATTAAAGAAATATCTAAAAATGGAAGAAATGATAAAGGTGGCTTTATATTTCCTTCATATGTAGAGGATATTTTAGGGCCAGAACTATTTGATTATGGATATGGACCTTTTAGATGGGTGTGTTTGTCTGGTAAAAAAGAAGATTTATTAAAAACTGATCATGCAGCACTTGAACTTGTTGACCCAGAGAGAAGATATCAGGACAGAGATAATTATATGTGGATAAAAGATGCTGATAAAAATGGACTTGTAGTGGGAACACAGGCCAGAATATTTTATCAGGATGCAATGAGCAGAACAAGAGTAGCTTTAAAATTTAATGAGATGGTGAGAAATGGTGAGATAGGGCCAGTAATGCTTGGAAGAGATCATCATGATGTATCTGGAACAGATTCACCATTTAGAGAAACTTCAAATATAAAAGATGGAAGCAACATAATGGCAGATATGGCAACTCAATGTTTTGCTGGTAATGCAGCAAGAGGAATGACTATGATAGCTCTTCACAATGGAGGAGGGGTAGGAATAGGAAAATCTATTAATGGTGGATTTGGAATGGTTCTTGATGGAAGCCACAGAGTTGATGAAATACTAATGCAGGCTATGCCTTGGGATGTAATGGGGGGAGTAGCCAGAAGAGCATGGGCTAGAAATCCTCATTCAATAGAAACAGTTATTGAAT encodes the following:
- the hutH gene encoding histidine ammonia-lyase; the encoded protein is MRLRIGDRRLTLEDLINVTRKGYEVVISEEAYKRVAEARALVDRYVKEKKVSYGITTGFGKFSDTVISEEETGLLQKNLIMSHSCGVGNPLPVDMAKGIMLLRVVNLSKGHSGVRKIILDTLVDMLNKDVTPFIPEKGSLGASGDLAPLSHMVLVMLGMGKAYVNGELLNGAEAMKKAGVSILDELSSKEGLALINGTQVMTSIGAHVTYDAINLMKHLDIAGALTMEALNGITCAFDPRVHEVRGHQGQIKTAENFRNILKESKCTTRQGEMRTQDPYTLRCIPQIHGASKDALEFIREKVEIEMDAVTDNPIIFCDTDDVISGGNFHGQPMALPFDFLGIAISEMANVSERRIERLVNPSLNCGLPAFLVENGGVNSGFMIVQYSAASLVSENKVLAHPASVDSIPSSANQEDHVSMGTIAARKAGEILKNARKVIAMEILSACQGIDLKKINKNLGLGTEKAYTAVREVVSYYDKDRVMNIDINTVEALIEKNSIVENVEKVIGELKI
- a CDS encoding urocanate hydratase, with translation MINKDIFNAMTIKLAAQDIPEKMPEMDPKIRRAPKRVVYLEKDEIELALKNALRYIPEEYHEKLAPEFLNELMEHGRIYGYRFRPEGRIYGKPIDEYRGKCGEAKAMQVMIDNNLDFEIALYPYELVTYGETGQICQNWMQYLLIKKYLENLTQDQTLVVASGHPTGLFRSNPYAPRAIITNALMVGAFDDYDNWARAAAIGVANYGQMTAGGWMYIGPQGIVHGTYSTILNAARLFCGVAKDGDLAGKIFVTSGLGGMSGAQGKATVIAKGVGIVAEVDISRIHTRIEQGWIDKIAWTPEEAFSIAKEKQEAKVPYAIAFHGNIVDLLEYADKNNKHIDLLSDQTSCHAVYDGGYCPAGITFEERTRLLAEDRETFNKLIDETLRRHYEVIKKLTSKGVYFFDYGNSFLKSIYDIGIKEISKNGRNDKGGFIFPSYVEDILGPELFDYGYGPFRWVCLSGKKEDLLKTDHAALELVDPERRYQDRDNYMWIKDADKNGLVVGTQARIFYQDAMSRTRVALKFNEMVRNGEIGPVMLGRDHHDVSGTDSPFRETSNIKDGSNIMADMATQCFAGNAARGMTMIALHNGGGVGIGKSINGGFGMVLDGSHRVDEILMQAMPWDVMGGVARRAWARNPHSIETVIEYNNDNKGTDHITLPYIADDDLIKKLVAEKIK